One Leucoraja erinacea ecotype New England chromosome 5, Leri_hhj_1, whole genome shotgun sequence DNA segment encodes these proteins:
- the smim8 gene encoding small integral membrane protein 8 isoform X2, producing MKASTTDWKQSVEDAKSAVLIWALKEKTEAVKNALLVAEQQKNKELEALKNKHLIVLKEEIKKTEIRMRWQYQQEAKKQREAAEQHLAREIQQTLEKCAAEKEKAIFETILEQTDIAAHNLEDVVSVLKINAVIQQEAVVQQSLKKMEAEYEKKIVEEVERVHKQEKVEAEAPIILLQSRHQSEIDYLKHMLCDKEESLKEIYKRVETMTILEMELENELRETRSAFQDYINLTYPKLPPEQVQFILPPRRMCQNNRNPPCSIKPHKAQKRPQK from the exons ATGAAGGCATCTACTACTGATTGGAAACAGTCTGTGGAGGATGCAAAGTCAGCAGTTTTAATTTGG GCCTTGAAAGAGAAAACAGAGGCAGTGAAAAATGCACTTCTTGTGGCTGAACAGCAAAAGAATAAAGAGTTGGAGGCATTAAAGAATAAACACCTCATTGTGCTAAAG gaagaaataaaaaaaacCGAGATAAGGATGCGGTGGCAATATCAGCAGGAAGCAAAAAAGCAACGAGAGGCTGCAGAGCAACACCTGGCACGTGAAATCCAGCAGACACTTGAGAAATGTGCAGCTGAAAAGGAAAAGGCCATATTTGAAACGATACTGGAACAAACTGATATTGCAGCGCACAACCTTGAAGACGTAGTATC CGTGTTGAAGATAAATGCAGTGATTCAGCAGGAAGCTGTGGTGCAAcagtctctgaagaaaatggaggcTGAGTACGAAAAGAAAATCGTCGAGGAAGTCGAGAGAGTCCACAAACAAGAGAAGGTGGAGGCTGAGGCTCCCATCATCCTCTTACAAAGCAGGCACCAGTCTGAAATAGACTATCTGAAACATATGCTGTGTGATAAAGAGGAGAGCCTCAAAGAGATTTACAAGCGTGTGGAAACAATGACCATCTTGGAAATGGAGCTGGAGAACGAGCTGCGGGAAACGAGAAGTGCTTTCCAGGACTATATTAACCTCACTTATCCCAAACTACCTCCGGAACAAGTACAGTTTATCCTTCCACCTCGGCGGATGTGCCAAAACAACCGCAACCCTCCGTGCAGCATCAAACCCCACAAAGCTCAAAAGCGTCCACAAAAATAG